One part of the Pecten maximus chromosome 1, xPecMax1.1, whole genome shotgun sequence genome encodes these proteins:
- the LOC117328748 gene encoding alpha-L-fucosidase-like, producing MSGVLNITTLLVLCASIGLICSTKYTPDWASLDSRPLPAWFDEAKIGIELHFGVFSVPAFVGEWFWYEWQTSKSPSIVKFMKQNYPPDFTYADFAPKFTAEFYNPEQWADIVSASGAKYVILTTKHHEGFTNWPSNVSWNWNSMDVGPRRDIVGELVDAVKKKPGLHFGVYHSLYEFYHPLYLQDKANGYKTQEFIKRKTMPEMYDLVNRYKPEIIWSDGDWEAKDTYWNSTEFIAWLYNESPVKDTVLVNDRWGSNTRCLHGGYWNCRDRYNPRVLLKHKWENIMTMDKKAGGYRREADLDDYFTMEELIENIVSTVSCGGNILINIGITHDGRVIPIFAERLKQMSQWLDVNGEAIYATKPWTHQNDTITSGVWYTSKKTDTGRDVYAIVLDWPTDNELFLGSPELTSDTVVHLVGYSGEISLKRGTKSGVVVQIPNIPYSKMPCQWAWVFKFSNLKF from the exons ATGTCGGGGGTTCTTAATATCACAACACTACTGGTTTTGTGTGCGAGTATTGGATTGATATGTAGCACCAAGTATACTCCGGACTGGGCATCTTTGGATTCCAGGCCCCTGCCAGCATGGTTCGATGAGGCCAAGATTGGAATCGAACTCCATTTCGGGGTATTTTCTGTACCCGCCTTTGTCGGCGAATGGTTTTGGTACGAATGGCAGACCTCCAAGAGTCCCTCCATTGTCAAATTCATGAAGCAAAATTACCCACCTGATTTTACCTATGCTGATTTTGCACCAAAATTTACAGCCGAATTTTACAACCCGGAACAATGGGCGGACATCGTAAGCGCCTCTGGTGCGAA ATATGTTATTCTGACAACCAAGCACCACGAAGGTTTTACCAACTGGCCCTCCAATGTCTCGTGGAACTGGAACTCCATGGATGTTGGACCTAGACGGGATATTGTTG GTGAACTGGTGGATGCTGTGAAGAAGAAGCCAGGTTTGCACTTTGGAGTTTACCATTCCTTGTATGAGTTCTATCACCCACTATACCTCCAGGACAAAGCCAATGGATACAAAACGCAGGAATTCATCAAG CGTAAGACAATGCCAGAAATGTATGACCTGGTCAACAGATACAAACCTGAGATTATCTGGTCAGACGGAGATTGGGAGGCAAAAGATACCTACTGGAATTCAACAGAATTCATTGCCTGGCTGTACAATGAAAG CCCAGTGAAGGATACAGTGTTGGTGAATGACCGATGGGGTAGTAATACCAGATGTCTCCATGGTGGATACTGGAACTGTCGTGACAGATACAATCCAC GAGTTCTTTTAAAGCACAAGTGGGAGAACATTATGACAATGGACAAGAAAGCGGGGGGATATCGACGAGAAGCTGATCTCGATGATTACTTCACCATGGAAGAATTGATAGAGAACATTGTTTCAACTGTCAG TTGTGGTGGTAATATCCTGATCAACATTGGTATAACCCATGATGGACGTGTGATTCCTATTTTTGCGGAACGACTCAAACAGATGAGTCAATGGCTGGATGTTAATGGCGAGGCTATCTACGCCACCAAACCCTGGACACACCAGAATGATACTATCACATCTGGTGTCTG GTACACTTCAAAGAAAACGGACACTGGGAGAGATGTATATGCTATAGTGCTGGACTGGCCAACTGATAATGAGCTCTTCCTGGGATCACCTGAGTTGACCTCAGACACGGTTGTGCATCTAGTCGGATACTCGGGTGAAATAAGTTTGAAAAGAGGAACAAAATCTGGAGTTGTAGTACAAATCCCCAACATTCCATACAGCAAAATGCCATGTCAGTGGGCTTGGGTcttcaaattttcaaatctcaaattttaa